One Acidiferrobacter thiooxydans DNA window includes the following coding sequences:
- a CDS encoding glycosyltransferase family 4 protein: MRVVLIRQRYRPDGGAERFVARAAQALSARGVEITLVTRDWPQGTSDMRIERCNPRYLGSIWRDLGFALCACRKLRTFKADLVQSHERMACADIFRAGDGLHRSWLAQRRRTTDLWGRIRLRLNPYHVYALAAEAKALTHPRLRAVICGSRMVRDEIAAAFPQTRGKLVVLYNGVDIRHFHPDVKADHDAVRQRHGIPFGNTVFVFVGSGFYRKGLAEAMKAIALLPASAGLLVVGQDRHEARYRRLGQTLGIGDRLWFAGRQSDPRPFYGAADAFILPALYDPSPNVVLEAMACGLPVVTSRSAGNFELLVEGETGFVRDALDTDGLAEACASLLDRARCAAMGQAARTAIEPYDLRLMGERFVAFYEDLLRAKSDHD; the protein is encoded by the coding sequence ATGCGCGTCGTCCTGATCCGCCAACGCTACCGCCCCGACGGCGGCGCCGAACGCTTCGTGGCACGGGCCGCCCAGGCCCTATCCGCGCGGGGCGTGGAGATCACGCTTGTGACGCGCGACTGGCCGCAGGGCACAAGCGACATGCGCATCGAGCGCTGCAATCCCCGCTATCTCGGTTCGATCTGGCGGGACCTCGGATTTGCCCTGTGTGCCTGCCGCAAACTGCGCACGTTCAAGGCAGACCTCGTGCAGAGCCACGAGCGCATGGCCTGCGCCGACATCTTCCGGGCCGGCGATGGCCTGCACCGCAGCTGGCTTGCGCAACGCCGCAGGACGACCGACCTCTGGGGGCGGATCCGGCTGCGGCTCAACCCCTACCACGTCTACGCACTGGCCGCCGAGGCCAAGGCCCTCACGCACCCGCGTCTGCGCGCGGTCATCTGCGGGTCGCGCATGGTGCGCGATGAGATCGCCGCCGCCTTCCCGCAGACCAGGGGCAAGCTCGTGGTCCTCTACAATGGCGTCGATATCCGACACTTCCATCCGGACGTAAAGGCCGACCACGATGCGGTGCGGCAGCGCCACGGCATCCCGTTTGGCAATACCGTGTTCGTGTTCGTGGGGTCGGGCTTCTACCGTAAGGGGCTCGCCGAGGCGATGAAGGCCATCGCCTTGTTGCCCGCCTCGGCGGGCCTGCTGGTGGTCGGGCAGGACCGACACGAGGCGCGCTACCGGCGGCTGGGGCAGACGCTCGGGATCGGAGACCGCCTCTGGTTCGCCGGGCGCCAGAGCGATCCCCGGCCATTTTATGGCGCCGCCGACGCCTTCATCCTGCCGGCCCTCTACGATCCCTCGCCCAACGTCGTGCTCGAGGCCATGGCCTGCGGGCTGCCGGTTGTCACGAGCCGCTCGGCCGGGAACTTCGAGTTGCTCGTCGAGGGCGAGACCGGCTTTGTTCGCGATGCCCTCGACACCGATGGTCTGGCAGAGGCCTGCGCGTCACTTCTTGACCGCGCGCGCTGCGCGGCGATGGGTCAAGCGGCGCGCACAGCTATCGAACCCTACGATCTGCGGCTCATGGGCGAACGTTTCGTAGCCTTTTACGAAGACCTCCTGCGCGCGAAGAGCGATCATGACTAG
- the rfaQ gene encoding putative lipopolysaccharide heptosyltransferase III, with the protein MDKPTGLRYCDAMLPDAIDPAVVRRALVIKFRHHGDVLLAAPVFRVLRALIPKVEVDALIYEDSLDMLRLNPDIATIHTIDRRTRDLPFSRKIAAERRLLTALKDRHYDLIVHLTEHPRGAVLARILKPRYAVARRYPGRRGRWWRKSFTHLYDVPARQRHTVETHLDALRRLGLMIPPEEKALRLVAGPEAWSGVDGRLTRAGLAARPFLVIHPTSRWLFKAWPATSMTALIRKLQAAGHTLVVTSGPDAAERQVIGEILAPLQPSDTLIDWSGTLTLKELAALLQRARLFIGVDSAPMHMASAMGTPVVAIFGPSGDQEWAPWQVPARVLTASTYSCRPCGFAGCGDGQLSECMGAVGVDEALQAITDLLEDTKTRACASS; encoded by the coding sequence GTGGACAAGCCGACGGGGCTTCGTTATTGTGATGCGATGCTCCCCGATGCTATCGATCCCGCCGTCGTACGCCGCGCCCTCGTCATAAAGTTCCGCCACCATGGCGATGTCTTGCTGGCCGCGCCTGTATTCCGGGTCCTGCGCGCCTTGATCCCGAAGGTCGAAGTGGATGCCTTGATCTATGAAGACAGCCTCGACATGCTGCGCCTCAATCCCGACATTGCCACCATCCACACGATCGACCGGCGCACGCGCGACCTGCCGTTCTCCCGGAAGATCGCCGCCGAAAGACGGCTGCTGACAGCCCTGAAGGACCGCCACTACGACCTTATTGTGCACCTCACCGAACACCCGCGCGGGGCCGTGCTTGCCCGAATCCTGAAGCCGCGCTACGCGGTCGCGCGCCGCTATCCGGGACGGCGGGGGCGCTGGTGGCGCAAAAGCTTCACGCACCTCTATGATGTCCCCGCCCGCCAACGTCACACCGTGGAGACCCATCTCGACGCCCTGCGCCGATTGGGGCTCATGATACCGCCCGAAGAGAAGGCCTTGCGCCTAGTGGCGGGACCCGAGGCCTGGAGCGGCGTGGATGGGCGCCTTACGCGGGCCGGGCTTGCCGCGCGCCCGTTTCTCGTCATCCACCCGACGTCACGCTGGCTCTTCAAGGCCTGGCCCGCAACCTCCATGACCGCGCTCATACGCAAGCTCCAGGCCGCGGGACACACCCTCGTCGTGACATCAGGGCCCGATGCCGCGGAGCGCCAGGTGATCGGCGAGATCCTCGCACCGCTTCAGCCCTCGGATACGCTCATCGACTGGAGCGGGACACTGACCCTGAAGGAACTCGCCGCCCTTTTGCAAAGGGCGCGGCTCTTCATAGGCGTGGACTCGGCGCCGATGCATATGGCCTCGGCCATGGGTACACCCGTGGTCGCCATCTTCGGGCCGAGCGGAGACCAGGAGTGGGCGCCCTGGCAGGTACCGGCGCGCGTCCTCACCGCCTCGACTTATAGTTGCCGGCCCTGTGGGTTTGCCGGCTGCGGCGACGGACAGTTGAGCGAATGCATGGGGGCGGTGGGAGTCGACGAGGCCTTGCAGGCCATCACGGACCTCCTCGAGGACACGAAGACACGCGCATGCGCGTCGTCCTGA
- a CDS encoding DDE-type integrase/transposase/recombinase, which produces MIVTLKTQGLQTLEHIRAFLEGTQPLGFEAPAREVTYEWIVAELRRLRYTRQGKADKGLVRRYLEKVSGLSRAQMTRLIQQFRDTGRIRDRRGPPAKPFARRYTPADVRLLAELDALHGALSGPATRKLCERAYEVFDDARYERLARISNGHLYNLRQSQTYRRVRGAVDKTHPVKVNIGERRKPRPEGRPGFLRVDSVHQGDLDGIKGLYHINLVDEVSQFQFVGSVERISEHFLLPVLEALIEAFPFVVLGFHADNGSEYINTRVVALLEKLRIEQFTKSRARRTNDNALVESKNGSVVRKHLGYAHIPGRFASQVNAFTQGVLSPYLNFHRPCFFPTEAVDDKGRVRKRYRYEDMMTPYDKLKSLPEAHQYLKPGITFKQLDAIAYAISDNEAAQRLNQARAELFRSINKAQNPAA; this is translated from the coding sequence ATGATCGTGACCCTCAAGACCCAAGGGCTCCAGACGCTGGAGCACATCCGTGCCTTCCTCGAAGGTACCCAACCCCTCGGTTTCGAGGCCCCGGCCCGCGAGGTGACCTACGAGTGGATTGTCGCCGAGCTGCGCCGCCTCCGGTACACCCGCCAGGGCAAGGCTGACAAGGGCTTGGTGCGGCGCTATCTGGAGAAGGTCTCCGGCCTGTCTCGGGCGCAAATGACCCGGCTCATCCAGCAGTTCCGCGATACCGGCCGCATCCGCGACCGCCGCGGCCCGCCCGCCAAGCCCTTCGCCCGCCGCTACACCCCGGCCGATGTGCGCCTGCTCGCCGAGCTCGATGCCCTGCACGGTGCCCTCTCGGGACCGGCCACCCGCAAGCTCTGCGAGCGCGCCTACGAGGTGTTCGACGATGCGCGCTACGAGCGCCTGGCCCGCATCTCCAACGGCCACCTCTACAACCTCAGACAGTCACAGACCTACCGGCGGGTGCGCGGCGCCGTGGACAAAACCCACCCGGTCAAGGTCAACATCGGCGAGCGGCGAAAGCCACGCCCCGAGGGGCGCCCCGGCTTCCTGCGGGTCGATTCCGTCCATCAGGGCGACCTCGACGGCATCAAGGGGCTCTACCACATCAACCTCGTCGACGAGGTCTCCCAGTTCCAGTTCGTTGGCTCCGTCGAGCGCATCTCGGAACACTTCCTGCTCCCGGTCCTGGAGGCCCTCATCGAGGCCTTCCCCTTCGTTGTCCTCGGCTTTCACGCCGACAACGGCTCGGAGTACATCAACACGCGCGTCGTCGCCTTGCTGGAGAAGCTGCGCATCGAGCAGTTCACCAAGTCCCGCGCCCGCAGGACCAATGACAACGCCCTGGTCGAGTCCAAAAACGGCTCGGTGGTGCGCAAGCACCTCGGCTACGCCCACATCCCCGGGCGCTTCGCAAGCCAGGTCAACGCCTTCACCCAGGGTGTGCTCTCGCCCTATCTCAACTTCCACCGGCCCTGCTTCTTTCCCACCGAGGCGGTCGATGACAAGGGTCGGGTCCGCAAGCGCTACCGCTATGAGGACATGATGACCCCCTACGACAAGCTCAAGTCCCTGCCCGAGGCCCACCAGTACCTGAAGCCCGGCATCACCTTCAAACAGCTGGATGCAATCGCCTATGCCATCAGCGATAATGAGGCCGCCCAACGCCTCAACCAGGCCAGGGCTGAACTCTTTCGTTCCATCAACAAGGCCCAAAACCCGGCCGCCTGA
- a CDS encoding GtrA family protein, with translation MAAEATGQSYRRLFAFALVGTSGFLVDAGVVLGLTELGVGVLVAQAVAFAVAVTVTWLGNRSWTFRDRAGRLTLPQEWARYVSANAVGWVVNNGVYGMLVLAVPVVAREPVWAVAAGSLAGLAFNYTATRRVVFS, from the coding sequence TTGGCCGCAGAGGCTACCGGGCAATCATATCGCCGACTTTTCGCCTTCGCGCTCGTCGGTACGTCCGGGTTCCTGGTCGATGCCGGGGTGGTGCTCGGGCTGACCGAGCTCGGGGTGGGGGTGCTGGTCGCCCAGGCGGTGGCGTTTGCGGTGGCGGTGACGGTCACTTGGCTTGGCAACCGTTCGTGGACCTTTCGGGATCGCGCCGGTCGTCTCACGCTCCCCCAGGAATGGGCGCGCTATGTCTCGGCCAATGCCGTGGGGTGGGTAGTCAATAACGGCGTCTATGGCATGCTTGTCCTCGCTGTGCCGGTCGTGGCGCGCGAGCCGGTCTGGGCGGTGGCCGCAGGCTCGCTCGCCGGCCTTGCCTTCAATTACACGGCGACCCGCCGGGTGGTCTTCTCGTGA
- a CDS encoding glycosyltransferase family 2 protein, with product MSFVVPCYNEAANIRALYERICAVMAACPETWECICVNDGSRDETLGALTALQDKDPRVRVIDLSRNFGKEAALTAGLDHARGAAAIPLDADLQDPPELIPELVAHWRAGYDVVNAVRLSREGESLVKRASAHAFYRIFNRISKVPIPEDTGDFRLLSRPVLDALRQLPERRRFMKGLFAWVGFRTTSVSYHRAPRQAGHTTWNYVRLWRFAMDGILSFSDAPLRVASYLGLAVSLLSFLYALNLLVQTLLFGNPVKGYPSLMVALLFLGGVQLMALGVIGEYLGRVYDESKGRPVYIIRHPLEADRRIAELPPSPANH from the coding sequence TTGTCGTTCGTGGTCCCCTGCTATAACGAGGCCGCCAATATCCGTGCTCTCTATGAGCGGATCTGCGCCGTCATGGCCGCGTGTCCCGAGACCTGGGAGTGCATCTGCGTGAACGATGGCAGCCGTGACGAGACGCTTGGCGCCTTAACGGCCCTGCAGGATAAAGACCCCCGCGTCCGAGTCATCGACCTTTCGCGCAATTTCGGCAAGGAGGCGGCGCTCACCGCGGGTCTTGATCACGCCCGAGGGGCGGCTGCGATCCCCTTGGATGCCGATCTCCAGGACCCGCCCGAGCTCATCCCGGAGCTCGTCGCCCACTGGCGAGCGGGTTATGACGTGGTCAATGCCGTGCGCCTGTCGCGCGAGGGCGAGAGCCTCGTGAAGCGCGCCAGCGCGCACGCCTTCTATCGAATATTCAACCGCATCAGCAAGGTCCCGATCCCGGAAGACACGGGTGACTTCCGACTCCTGAGCCGCCCGGTCCTGGACGCCTTGCGACAATTGCCCGAGCGCCGACGGTTCATGAAGGGCCTGTTTGCCTGGGTAGGATTTCGCACCACGTCGGTGAGCTACCACAGGGCTCCGCGGCAGGCCGGACACACGACCTGGAATTATGTGCGTCTCTGGCGTTTTGCCATGGATGGCATCCTGTCGTTCAGCGATGCCCCGCTGCGTGTCGCCTCTTACCTGGGGCTTGCCGTGTCGCTGCTGTCCTTTCTCTATGCCCTGAACCTTCTGGTTCAGACCTTGCTCTTTGGGAATCCTGTCAAGGGCTACCCCTCCCTCATGGTGGCACTGCTCTTTCTAGGCGGCGTGCAGTTGATGGCCCTCGGTGTGATCGGCGAATACCTGGGGCGTGTTTACGATGAGAGCAAGGGGCGGCCAGTCTATATTATCCGCCATCCCCTTGAGGCCGATCGCAGGATCGCCGAGTTGCCACCATCTCCCGCCAATCATTAA
- a CDS encoding DUF4870 domain-containing protein encodes MTRNQNKQRVLAVSAHALGFLLGLMPGLILWYVYHDRGSSWLSRHGLAAARFQGAMLFIYIGLVSLYDKCRITNKEIILLGNGSLAPLLQRPEAISIAILCVLTFVAAWFTNLALSVRSAVAAARSQGPAYPTRFMDACL; translated from the coding sequence ATGACGCGGAATCAGAATAAACAGAGAGTGCTTGCCGTAAGCGCCCACGCCCTGGGGTTCTTACTGGGACTTATGCCAGGTCTTATCCTGTGGTATGTGTACCACGACCGGGGTTCTTCCTGGTTGAGTCGGCATGGCCTCGCTGCGGCAAGGTTCCAGGGCGCCATGCTCTTCATCTACATAGGACTAGTCAGTCTCTATGACAAATGTCGCATCACGAACAAAGAGATCATATTGCTTGGGAATGGATCTTTAGCCCCCCTGCTCCAGCGCCCCGAGGCTATATCCATAGCCATCCTTTGTGTACTGACATTCGTTGCAGCGTGGTTCACGAACCTAGCGTTAAGTGTGCGCTCCGCTGTGGCGGCCGCGCGCAGTCAGGGCCCCGCCTACCCAACGCGCTTTATGGACGCATGTCTGTGA
- a CDS encoding ChaB family protein, whose translation MPSKKSSTETEKKSASKTTTRSKPAARAHTAQSATPSRQRAQTKNAKGKTVKTAKASRPRSPSAGANIPSTIARSDRHAQSLWRKALASAEKTYGDGALAHRVAYSALKHEYEKTGNLWVRKDEEGPSDAQAARGPATRPRSTEKPARTGRGHVVRKSGSPVGLHAKPPGR comes from the coding sequence ATGCCGAGCAAAAAGTCATCGACGGAAACCGAAAAGAAGTCGGCCTCGAAAACGACAACGAGATCGAAGCCGGCGGCCCGCGCGCACACTGCGCAATCCGCAACCCCGAGTCGCCAGCGTGCGCAGACCAAAAATGCCAAGGGCAAGACAGTCAAGACTGCGAAGGCGAGTCGGCCCAGGAGTCCTTCCGCGGGTGCGAATATCCCCTCGACCATCGCCCGCTCCGATCGTCATGCCCAGAGCCTGTGGCGCAAGGCGCTCGCGAGCGCTGAAAAGACGTATGGTGATGGGGCGCTCGCCCACAGGGTCGCCTACAGCGCCCTGAAGCACGAGTACGAAAAGACCGGCAATCTCTGGGTGCGCAAGGACGAAGAGGGGCCATCGGATGCCCAGGCCGCGCGGGGTCCTGCGACCCGTCCCCGCTCGACCGAGAAGCCCGCGCGCACCGGACGGGGTCATGTGGTCCGCAAGTCCGGCTCGCCTGTGGGCTTGCACGCAAAGCCCCCCGGACGATGA
- a CDS encoding zeta toxin family protein → MSEPTKPTLLVIAGPNGSGKTTITRRMVDLSWCRDLCLVNPDAIVASLPGGFRAHTNAPRAALAAGRRRYQALAAGQVIVCKTVFAAHADPARFVRAARNKGCRTHLLFVATRDPAINAYRVARRYMEGGHAIPVDTIVDRYYRSMTNLSRSLADFDLVHILDNSVDARAPALECVADNTARRLWLADSVEDWVRVATAGVATVRRPQRAGAPTLPPYFSP, encoded by the coding sequence ATGAGCGAGCCGACTAAGCCCACCCTTCTCGTGATTGCCGGGCCCAACGGGTCTGGAAAGACCACCATCACACGCCGCATGGTCGATCTGTCGTGGTGTCGGGATCTGTGTCTCGTGAACCCGGATGCCATTGTGGCCTCGCTTCCTGGCGGCTTTCGTGCCCATACAAACGCGCCGCGAGCTGCCCTTGCGGCCGGCAGGCGGCGATACCAGGCGCTTGCGGCCGGTCAGGTTATCGTCTGCAAAACCGTGTTCGCCGCGCACGCTGACCCGGCCCGCTTCGTGCGGGCGGCGCGCAATAAGGGCTGTCGCACCCACCTCCTCTTCGTCGCGACCCGGGATCCGGCCATCAACGCCTATCGGGTCGCGCGGCGCTACATGGAGGGAGGCCATGCGATCCCCGTGGATACCATCGTCGATCGCTATTACCGGTCCATGACGAATCTATCGCGATCACTTGCTGACTTCGATCTCGTACACATTCTCGACAACTCGGTCGATGCGCGAGCACCCGCCCTCGAATGCGTGGCAGATAACACCGCAAGACGCCTCTGGCTCGCGGACTCTGTGGAAGACTGGGTGCGCGTTGCGACGGCGGGCGTAGCGACCGTTCGTAGACCCCAGCGCGCTGGGGCCCCGACCTTGCCGCCGTATTTCTCACCATGA